The Acidobacteriota bacterium genome includes a window with the following:
- a CDS encoding 1-deoxy-D-xylulose-5-phosphate reductoisomerase, whose amino-acid sequence MKKLAILGATGSIGRNTLDIVRNQRNRFQIVALAAGENIPLFAEQIREFKPKLVSVKDEEKARELRDLISSEDVEITYGNKGLVNVAIFPPAELVVVATSGSVGLIPTLQAIEAGKDIALANKETLIMAGELIISSVAKKGVRLLPIDSEHSALFQCLEGRRKEEVKRIILTASGGPFLNLEPSKLSKVTVEEALRHPSWKMGKKVTIDSATLMNKGLEVIEAHFLFGLPEDKIEVVIHPQSIVHSLVEFVDGSIIGELNLPDMRIPIQYALTYPERLPNPFPKLDFKKTIALSFSPPDITKFPALRLSRQALKEGGTMRTVLATADEVAVEYFLTGRITFDKIPLLVEKTMEKHHKKEVSSLETVLEAEQWARKEAKKIAEELS is encoded by the coding sequence ATGAAGAAACTCGCCATCTTAGGAGCAACTGGCTCTATAGGAAGAAATACCCTGGACATAGTACGCAACCAGAGGAACCGTTTCCAGATAGTTGCTTTGGCTGCGGGTGAGAATATCCCTCTCTTTGCCGAACAGATCAGGGAATTCAAGCCTAAGCTCGTCTCGGTAAAGGATGAAGAAAAAGCAAGAGAACTAAGGGATCTTATTTCATCCGAAGATGTCGAGATAACCTACGGGAATAAAGGCTTAGTCAATGTAGCTATCTTTCCTCCAGCGGAATTGGTCGTCGTTGCCACCTCAGGAAGTGTAGGCCTTATTCCCACCCTGCAAGCGATAGAAGCGGGGAAGGACATCGCTCTCGCCAACAAGGAAACCTTGATTATGGCGGGAGAATTGATAATCTCCTCAGTGGCGAAAAAAGGGGTGAGGCTTCTCCCCATCGATAGTGAACACAGCGCCTTATTTCAGTGTCTCGAGGGAAGGAGAAAAGAGGAGGTAAAAAGGATAATCCTCACCGCCTCAGGGGGACCATTCCTCAATCTCGAGCCTTCGAAATTGAGTAAGGTAACCGTGGAAGAGGCGCTTAGACATCCAAGCTGGAAGATGGGGAAAAAGGTAACCATAGATTCCGCCACCCTTATGAATAAGGGGCTCGAGGTGATCGAGGCGCATTTTCTCTTTGGCCTTCCCGAAGATAAGATAGAGGTGGTCATTCATCCTCAGAGCATCGTCCATTCACTGGTCGAGTTCGTCGATGGCTCGATAATAGGGGAACTCAACCTCCCTGATATGAGGATACCCATTCAATATGCACTAACTTATCCGGAACGGCTCCCCAACCCCTTTCCCAAGCTGGATTTTAAAAAAACGATCGCTCTCTCTTTTTCACCTCCGGACATCACCAAGTTCCCTGCTTTAAGGCTTTCTCGCCAAGCCCTTAAGGAAGGAGGTACGATGAGAACCGTACTCGCCACCGCGGATGAAGTGGCGGTGGAATACTTCCTTACAGGGAGGATAACCTTTGATAAAATACCCCTATTGGTGGAGAAAACAATGGAAAAGCACCATAAAAAAGAAGTATCCTCTCTCGAAACGGTGCTTGAAGCAGAGCAATGGGCAAGAAAAGAGGCGAAGAAGATAGCAGAAGAGCTATCCTAA
- a CDS encoding phosphatidate cytidylyltransferase: MKRVITGLLLVSMIIVVVKFLPPICFFIFGLFWLYLAAVEFFEIAEKNGLPVLKKVGIVSTLIVSFFFYTQYIQLDLLLTSAVMAISLLSILTIRDWEKTTASIGVTLFGVIYIGFLLGYQFSLRLVEGGGEKAVALLFYLYFVVASGDVGAYILGTSVGRHKLFYSLSPGKTIEGLGGGLLFNISSSLIAKWWFASFIPLSHALILPVVLGIFAQLSDLCESAFKRGAGVKDSSNLLPGHGGVLDRIDSFIFTTPVFYYYYIFFLK, encoded by the coding sequence ATGAAAAGAGTAATCACTGGCCTTTTACTCGTCTCAATGATAATCGTGGTGGTCAAATTTCTTCCTCCAATCTGCTTTTTCATCTTTGGCCTCTTCTGGCTTTATCTCGCAGCAGTCGAGTTCTTTGAAATAGCGGAGAAAAATGGACTCCCCGTGTTAAAAAAGGTGGGAATAGTATCCACTTTAATCGTCTCCTTTTTCTTTTATACCCAATACATCCAGTTGGACCTACTTCTCACCTCCGCGGTGATGGCAATTTCTCTCCTCTCTATCCTCACCATCCGTGATTGGGAAAAGACGACTGCCTCCATCGGGGTAACCCTGTTCGGTGTGATCTATATCGGCTTCCTTCTCGGCTACCAATTTTCATTGAGGCTTGTAGAAGGAGGGGGGGAAAAAGCGGTGGCACTTCTTTTTTATCTTTACTTTGTGGTGGCAAGTGGAGATGTAGGGGCTTACATTCTTGGAACATCGGTCGGACGACATAAGCTCTTTTACTCCCTCAGTCCTGGGAAAACTATTGAGGGGCTCGGCGGGGGGCTTCTTTTCAACATATCCTCCTCATTAATTGCCAAGTGGTGGTTTGCCTCCTTCATCCCGCTATCTCATGCTCTGATCCTTCCAGTGGTACTGGGGATATTCGCTCAACTAAGCGATCTCTGTGAATCGGCGTTCAAACGAGGGGCAGGGGTAAAGGACTCCTCGAATCTACTCCCAGGACACGGTGGGGTGTTGGATAGAATCGACAGTTTCATCTTCACCACACCCGTTTTTTATTACTACTATATCTTCTTCCTTAAGTAA
- a CDS encoding isoprenyl transferase — protein sequence MVWFDPKLAEPGSEEYKILSEIDPDNLPRHIAIIMDGNGRWAAKRGLPRIAGHRAGIEAVREVVEACARLKIEVLTLYAFSVENWRRPKDEINALWDLLTEYLAREERTLLENNILLRAIGRLEELPEKVKESFKETMRKTANNSGLKLLVALNYGGRAEIIDAAKKLCRLAKEKNIDINEETFSSFLYTEGIPDPDLLIRTSGELRVSNFLLWQIAYTEFWITETLWPDFTKKELFRAIRDYQKRERRFGGLQP from the coding sequence ATGGTATGGTTTGATCCTAAACTGGCAGAACCGGGAAGTGAGGAGTACAAAATCCTTTCGGAGATAGATCCTGATAATCTGCCTCGGCATATAGCGATAATAATGGATGGAAATGGCAGATGGGCAGCCAAAAGAGGACTTCCCCGAATCGCAGGGCACCGAGCCGGTATTGAAGCAGTTCGTGAGGTGGTAGAGGCTTGTGCCCGTCTGAAGATAGAAGTCCTCACTCTCTACGCCTTCTCCGTTGAAAACTGGCGGCGTCCCAAAGACGAGATCAACGCCCTATGGGATCTTCTCACCGAATACCTCGCCCGGGAGGAAAGAACACTTTTGGAAAACAACATACTCCTCCGCGCTATTGGAAGGCTCGAAGAACTTCCGGAAAAGGTGAAAGAAAGCTTCAAAGAGACGATGAGAAAAACGGCGAACAACTCGGGGTTAAAATTGCTTGTCGCTTTGAATTATGGAGGAAGGGCGGAAATCATAGACGCCGCAAAAAAACTTTGCCGTCTTGCCAAAGAAAAAAACATAGATATTAATGAGGAGACTTTTTCCTCCTTTCTATATACCGAGGGCATACCCGACCCTGATCTACTAATAAGGACAAGTGGGGAGCTCCGGGTATCCAACTTTCTCCTTTGGCAGATCGCCTATACCGAATTCTGGATCACGGAAACACTCTGGCCCGATTTCACTAAAAAAGAGCTCTTTCGAGCTATCCGCGACTATCAAAAAAGGGAGCGAAGATTCGGCGGGCTACAACCTTGA
- the truA gene encoding tRNA pseudouridine(38-40) synthase TruA, whose protein sequence is MRNLKATIAYEGTNYYGWQVQPNLPTIQGTIEKALYTITGEKISLIGAGRTDAGVHALGQVANFRTNKQIDETSLKRALNSLLPPDIRILNIELVPPDFHSRFSAKAKEYHYRVYGGEVVSPFHYRYVWQVNAPLDIEAMREGGKHFIGEKDFTAFQVGDARERNPIRRIFSFEIVEEDEFIIFKVRAESFLKYMVRRMVGLLIEVGLGKREPSEIMEIIEEKDRDQARKLAPPQGLFLVKVEY, encoded by the coding sequence TTGAGGAATCTGAAAGCCACTATTGCTTACGAAGGAACAAATTATTACGGCTGGCAGGTTCAACCAAATCTACCTACTATTCAGGGAACGATAGAAAAAGCACTTTATACCATTACCGGCGAGAAGATCTCTCTCATTGGCGCTGGGAGAACCGATGCTGGGGTTCATGCTTTAGGGCAGGTAGCCAACTTCAGAACAAATAAACAGATAGATGAAACTTCTCTTAAAAGGGCTCTGAACAGCCTCCTCCCCCCAGACATCCGCATCCTCAATATTGAGCTTGTTCCCCCTGACTTTCATTCTCGCTTCTCAGCAAAGGCAAAGGAATATCACTACCGGGTATACGGGGGAGAAGTGGTATCCCCCTTTCATTACCGCTATGTCTGGCAGGTGAATGCACCGCTCGATATTGAGGCAATGAGAGAAGGAGGGAAACATTTCATCGGAGAGAAGGACTTTACCGCTTTTCAAGTAGGGGATGCTCGGGAGAGAAATCCCATTAGACGGATATTTTCCTTTGAGATTGTCGAGGAAGATGAGTTCATCATATTCAAGGTGCGGGCGGAAAGTTTCCTCAAATATATGGTACGGCGGATGGTTGGCCTGCTCATAGAGGTGGGGTTGGGGAAGAGGGAGCCAAGTGAAATAATGGAGATTATCGAAGAAAAAGATAGGGACCAAGCAAGAAAACTTGCCCCTCCACAAGGTCTTTTTTTGGTAAAGGTGGAATACTGA
- a CDS encoding DUF2520 domain-containing protein: MDQNKISIIGAGKTGSSLGHWLKNAGFKIGGVITTSLHSAKRAVSFIGEGIPSVEPLEAIGDAGIIIIGTPDRVISSIASSLAQGDIEWKGRFIFHLSGATSFLVLSPLAEKGAVVGSLHPLLSFAKPLETFAQFGGCFFALAGAPEAVEKGKLLVEKMGGKFLLIPEEAKPLYHSAASIASNFLVVLINISLALFQSCGIKKEEGERALLPLLRSTLANVEGVGAVGALTGPIVRGDERTVESHLKAIKDHHPEFIPLYREAASFALSLSYQNRLLDHSSYCSLLSLLKEL, encoded by the coding sequence ATGGATCAGAACAAGATATCGATAATCGGAGCAGGGAAGACGGGTTCTTCCTTAGGTCACTGGCTTAAGAATGCTGGCTTCAAAATTGGGGGTGTTATTACAACGAGCCTCCACTCCGCTAAACGGGCGGTTTCCTTTATTGGGGAAGGGATCCCCTCTGTTGAGCCTTTGGAGGCGATAGGCGATGCAGGAATAATCATCATCGGTACCCCGGATCGGGTTATCTCCTCGATCGCTTCCTCCTTAGCTCAGGGAGATATAGAATGGAAAGGGCGGTTCATCTTTCATCTGAGCGGCGCCACTTCTTTCCTCGTTCTTTCTCCCCTCGCCGAGAAAGGAGCGGTAGTGGGTTCCCTTCATCCTCTGTTGAGTTTCGCTAAGCCTTTGGAGACATTCGCCCAGTTCGGAGGTTGCTTTTTTGCCTTAGCTGGAGCCCCTGAAGCAGTGGAGAAGGGTAAGTTGTTGGTAGAGAAGATGGGGGGTAAATTCCTCTTGATCCCCGAAGAGGCAAAACCGCTTTATCACTCAGCTGCTTCTATAGCGAGCAACTTCCTCGTGGTTCTTATAAATATCAGTCTCGCTCTTTTCCAGTCGTGTGGAATAAAGAAAGAGGAGGGAGAGCGAGCATTGCTCCCCCTCCTTCGCTCCACATTAGCTAATGTGGAAGGGGTGGGAGCGGTGGGAGCCTTGACAGGTCCCATCGTTAGGGGAGATGAGAGAACAGTTGAGTCGCATCTCAAAGCGATAAAGGATCACCATCCTGAATTTATCCCTCTCTATCGGGAGGCTGCCTCTTTTGCCCTTTCCCTTTCTTATCAAAACCGCCTTCTCGATCATAGTAGTTATTGTTCTCTTCTCTCGCTTCTTAAAGAACTTTAG
- a CDS encoding FecR domain-containing protein encodes MRSLKVVKWMLALAIVVTLSGYLLADEGKYYVRLRYAEGDVFIQRMTETGIEEGIINTMLMAGDRMWTEEGRAELVFEDGTTLWLNGDTKIDFQAISAPSQTSEESTIIRLWKGSMYIRANDINQKNFQIDTPACTVTLLSEGKYRIDAFSDQTVRVSSLRGVAEVTNGGETSLLKSGERVYASIDMAPSEPESFNSFEMDDFDRWTYRREEKFASLSQHRYLSGTVVYHIAELDFYGSWRFHPVYSTWIWIPNVSVGWRPYYYGYWRWYPCGWVWISYEPWGWAPYHYGYWEWDPIFGWYWIPDVYWSPAWVYWAVGPGYIGWAPVPYRKYNFFIYNNFDPKNWVFVPRTAITARDIRKVKFSPSQIKKIRVNKVQFYRPFDNSLRLPVNRAIPKNSPLAKAKPIKALSRRLVERQPQYQNPIRSYPANKAKTKFPELGKKSYPSSRKGGERIYIPRAERGRKVKTPAVKTKPFSIKPPVGTKSSTTPKKAVPKKKEKSRPPSFSSSSSPLYRYYRAMDKTRRYVTPSTSYSSRYSRSYTKAKPVIRKTEKRTPYYSTTSRRSIINSSKRRSRIYLPGGSSSSSSKVIKSLIGHTRPPSFSTPKSRSAGRAPTFKMPKRTYHPSFRTPRSVSHSAPRTTAKKKK; translated from the coding sequence ATGAGGTCATTGAAGGTAGTTAAATGGATGTTAGCTCTCGCTATAGTGGTCACTCTCTCTGGCTACCTCCTTGCTGATGAGGGGAAATACTATGTCCGTCTCCGCTACGCAGAAGGCGATGTATTCATCCAGCGAATGACGGAAACCGGTATTGAAGAAGGGATTATAAACACAATGCTTATGGCTGGAGACAGGATGTGGACAGAGGAAGGACGCGCTGAGCTGGTATTTGAAGATGGGACCACCCTATGGTTGAATGGGGATACTAAGATAGACTTTCAGGCAATCTCAGCTCCATCTCAAACCTCTGAGGAATCAACCATAATCAGGCTTTGGAAGGGGAGTATGTACATCCGCGCTAACGACATAAATCAAAAGAACTTCCAGATAGATACCCCTGCTTGCACAGTAACCCTCCTCTCGGAGGGCAAATATCGCATAGATGCCTTTAGCGACCAGACGGTACGGGTAAGCTCTCTCCGTGGAGTGGCTGAGGTAACCAATGGTGGCGAAACCTCCCTGTTGAAGAGCGGAGAGAGGGTTTACGCCTCGATCGATATGGCTCCTTCCGAACCAGAATCGTTCAATTCCTTTGAGATGGATGATTTCGACCGCTGGACATATCGCCGCGAGGAGAAATTCGCTTCTCTCTCCCAACATCGTTATTTAAGCGGTACGGTAGTCTATCATATTGCAGAGCTCGATTTCTACGGCAGTTGGCGTTTCCACCCAGTCTATAGCACCTGGATTTGGATACCTAATGTAAGCGTCGGTTGGAGGCCCTATTACTACGGCTATTGGCGATGGTATCCTTGCGGTTGGGTTTGGATCTCCTACGAACCTTGGGGTTGGGCTCCCTACCATTATGGGTACTGGGAGTGGGATCCGATATTCGGCTGGTATTGGATACCCGATGTCTACTGGAGCCCTGCTTGGGTTTATTGGGCAGTTGGTCCTGGGTACATCGGTTGGGCACCTGTTCCCTACCGAAAATACAACTTCTTCATTTATAACAACTTCGATCCCAAAAACTGGGTCTTTGTACCTCGAACCGCCATCACGGCAAGGGATATAAGAAAGGTAAAGTTCTCACCCAGCCAGATAAAGAAAATAAGGGTAAACAAGGTCCAGTTCTACCGTCCATTTGACAATAGCTTGCGTCTGCCAGTTAACCGAGCAATACCTAAGAACTCACCTTTAGCTAAAGCAAAACCGATCAAGGCACTCTCAAGAAGACTTGTAGAACGGCAACCCCAATATCAGAATCCGATCAGAAGCTATCCGGCGAACAAAGCTAAAACGAAATTCCCTGAATTGGGAAAGAAGAGTTATCCTTCCTCTCGAAAAGGAGGGGAGAGGATCTACATCCCCCGGGCGGAAAGGGGAAGGAAGGTAAAGACTCCAGCAGTAAAAACCAAACCCTTCTCAATAAAACCGCCAGTTGGTACCAAAAGCTCTACCACTCCAAAGAAAGCGGTCCCTAAAAAGAAGGAAAAGTCTCGTCCTCCCTCCTTCTCTTCATCTTCTTCACCCCTCTATCGCTATTACCGGGCTATGGATAAGACACGGAGATATGTGACACCATCCACATCTTACTCCTCCCGCTATTCCCGCTCCTACACCAAGGCGAAACCAGTGATTAGAAAGACAGAAAAAAGGACACCTTACTACTCGACCACCTCCAGGCGTTCAATCATCAACTCTTCAAAAAGGAGGAGCAGAATCTATCTTCCCGGAGGCTCTTCATCAAGCTCCTCTAAGGTAATAAAAAGCCTGATAGGTCATACTCGTCCCCCTTCCTTCTCCACCCCCAAATCTCGCTCGGCAGGTAGAGCACCGACGTTCAAGATGCCTAAAAGAACATACCATCCCTCCTTCAGGACGCCAAGAAGTGTATCTCACTCAGCACCGAGAACAACGGCTAAGAAGAAAAAGTAG